The Brachypodium distachyon strain Bd21 chromosome 4, Brachypodium_distachyon_v3.0, whole genome shotgun sequence nucleotide sequence AGCCTCTGATTAATCTGTTCAACAGTTGGTATGCCTTTTCTTAGTAGTATATTTACTACACCGGTACACTATCCACCCATATACCAAAGCAGTTCAGAGATACATAATTTGTGGTTATTTTCTCTATCAAGTGCCATATGTTTCATAACTAACGGAACTTGTGCTCTTGCAGCTATCTCCATGCTTGTCTTGACGTTCTTTTATTTATTGCAGTTCTATGGAACATGCAACCAGCAGCTTGACCAAGTGCCCTCTGCTTGATGCACCTAACAAGCATGAATCAGGTCCGCGCTGGGATGGCAAATGTTGCTACTGTCTAGTTCCAAAATGTTTGGCAGGTTGTGGCTTTACAAAGCACTGTGAAGTGAGAGTTGACCAAAGTGATAGTACTCTACAAAAGTGCAAGCATGATTTGCAACTGTCTGCGACATGCTGCACATTAGGAGAGAGTGAAAAGTCAAGATGTCAGTGCTCAAACAATGCTCAAACATGTTTATTAGAAGATGCCTGTAATAAAATAACAAATCAGCCTCATGTTCCTATAATGGAGAGACTGAAGAATGTATCAGAAGAATCGGTGTCCAACGGCATCTGGCCTTATAGAGCTGTGACAGAGAAAAAGGTCTCGCCTAGAGGTTTTGGAGTATGTAAAGAGCAACTGAAGCCTGTATTATCTTCTGGATCCTCCAGTGCCATGGTGACAAAGTTTTCGGCATCACCTGAATTTAGCAATATATCCTCATGTATGGCTAAATTTGGTGTCGAACGCAAAAAACTCATGTTCGATGAAGGATCAAGAACCGAGAAATTTTCGTCATCAAGCTATGCGCCTACCAGTACAGGGTGTGAAAGTGAAAAGGTCCTAAATAGTTCCTCTGGATTTCACTTGGGCGCTTCTAAAATGAAGAGAAAATGTAACCAGATTTCTGACAGGAGCACACtaaaagaaaatgagaaagCGGAACAGTGTCTTGAAACACGGAAGAAATCAAGAAGATTGAAGTTTTCTGCAGAACATTCAGAATCAGATGATTGTACTAGGAAAATTACTCTGCAGTCATCCCAAAATAAGGACTCTCAACCACAGAATGAGGCTAATTCAAATTCTTGCAGGGTGTCAAAAATCAAACGAAAACATAGCACCATGCAACAAAATAAGCCTGTGAAACGGCGTCATAGCCATCACAAGACTTTGGAAGGTGCCGAGCAGTTAGACAATGAGGCTATGGTTGGAGAATTAAATTCCTctgatgaaaaaaagaaagtagaGGACATGATCACCCTGGATAGAACAAAATATCAACAGGAAGGGAACCAAGTCTTTGTTCGCAAACTGCCGAAATATGTGTCTCTGAACTGCATCTCAAATGAACATAACAGGAATGATGCTTGTGATGGAGGTTTACGTCTTGAATCTAGCTTAATTGCTACAGGAATGACGAATGATAATCGAAGATTTCCTAAAATTGTTCCGCTTAATCTGATTCTTAAAAGGGCTAAGAGATGCCATGTTTTTAAACCCCCCTTGAAGACACAAAAAATCCATTTCCGTGAGGAGAAGAGTGCAGTTTGTTCTGTAGTtaaatattcttttgtcaATCGTAATTACAGTCCACAAGATGAAGAGGGAATCCAGGGTTCTAGAAAGAATAGGTATTCATCTAATGCTTTGAAGCCACACCCTGAGCCTGACTGCAAAAGACCCTGCAACGGTATATTTCTGGAAGCATCTCAATTAGTATCAATACCGTGATTTGTTTATATAATCAGAAATGTGAAAATACCTTTCATGGTGAACACCATCCAAATGAATGGCATCACTTTTCCAATGCTAAAAAAGGAGCTAAACATGGTATATAGACAAATACCATCGATATTATGGAATATGCTTAATTTAGAAATATACAATCAAGTATATTATTGCCATTCATTTTCTACCTGTTGGTGCTGATACTGAAAGCTGATCTGTCTCCACATCTGTTTGGCTAATAGGCTCACCTTTTCCCAGATCTGATAGAGATTAGTAACTATAAACAGGTGCAAGGATTGGCTTATACAGAAAAGCTATATTAGCATGCATTTCCAAACTGCACATTTGCTTAATTTTCACATGAGATGCTAAAGAAATCTTATTTTACTAACATAATGTACCGACCATATACAGGAGTTAAGAATCGAAGATCAGGTGTGTCTCTTAACAGGATTAAGAGGTGTGAAGAATCTGCAATTGTTTCAGCATGCAGTCCTTGTGAAGTGAATGTTGGAAGGTTGCAGTTCCATTAGATGCGATTTTTtgattttcctaaaaaaattgtaGATACTATACCATGTTATATTTATCATGCTACACTACTTCACTGGCTGATCTAACAAAGGTCTGCTTAATATCTTGCACGACACGCAGGTCCAAAGAAAGGCTTAGCTCAGATGATTCATGTTGTGTTTGTGGAAGTCCATGCCTGGAGCCTTGCAATCAATTGATACAGTGCAGCAAGTGCTATATCAAAGTCTGTCATACTATTTCTACATGTACCTAGTACTACTGCATATTTACATAGGTTCTCTATAACCCATGTAGGTGCACCAAGCTTGCTATGGTGTTTTAAAAGTTCCAAGGGGTCAATGGTTCTGCAGACCCTGCAAGACGAAGACCAATACCGAGGACATGGTAAGCAAATTTGTATTCAAAATCTACTTATTTGTCTATCTGTCGCTTAATAGATTAGACATGcatctttttgttctttcaaGAATTAGAGTGGTGATTTACATACCTGTACTGTCATACATGCAAACTAAGGGAGGGGCTTCATAAATTCATCTTCTCATCATTAATTAAGCactttagatttttttttcattgttaACAATGATCTTAAATCATATCTCCTTAGAAGGGAATATGTTCTGCTTTGCCTGTAAGTGATACATAAGGAGTTGTCTTTTGTAAATCTGACTGTCCTTAGGCAATGTAAGTATGTAACCATGAAGCCTGATTTAGCTCTGGTTAAGGATGATGCGCATTTTTCATGAAGTTAAGATTCTTTAATTAAAGATCAGCTCACTGTTCATCCACTAAAAGGGATCGTACAGTATGTAGCATCTAGACAGTAGAAATCTGAGATATGTCAGTAAACCCCAATTTGTTTGCATAAAAGGTATCTACGGACGGAGTAGCATTCAGAGTTTGATCATATCAGAAAGAGGAACTGTATCATGTTCAAAACATCACATCTAAGGATATTTGGCTATTTGCCATTTCGTCGCCAAAGGCATTTACATCATTTGTGGACTTGGTTCTGTTAAAGGGTAAGCTGGCCTTGCTGGTCTAATATCTGGATCTAACAACATTAACAGAAACCTATCAGATGATAATCCGTCCAAGCATCTGCTAGTAGTATGCTACTGGAGTAGACGTATAGTGGTGCTTAATGGGCTTAATTTCCTCCAATGTTAAATTTGTGAGTATTTTTCGATTATTTCCATGGCATAAGAAGTTCTGCTTACTCTGGTCCATCTCTACCTTTTCTTTCAGGTTTGCGTTTTATGCGGTTATGGGGGTGGAGCTATGACAAGGGCATTGAACACCCAAAGAGTTCTGAGAAGTTTGCTGAAAGGTCTGAGAGTTACAGGACAATCAGATAAAGATGGCAGACATAATCCTGTGTCAAGATCTACAAGTTTGAACACTGTATCTCAAGTCGATAAACAGAAGTCAATAGATAGTGCACATGAGGAGAACACTGTTAGCAGTTCCTGGACCGGTAACCACAATTCCAGTTTACTTGGTCCACAAACGATGCAGTGGATTCATGTGGTTTGTGGATTGTGGACCCCTGGTACAAAATGCCCAAAGTCAACAACAATGTGTGCTTTTGACATATCGGGTGCTTTACCTGCCAAGGAAAATAGTGTGAGTTCTCTACATGCATATTCTTATGATGATTTCTTGGATAATCATTTGCTACCATGTAAATTAAAAGCACTGCCAAGGACAAATCTGGCCTTGGCCATTTAGTTCCTCTCATCTTTAGTTATTTGTCACACAGTAGTAACTCCTATGCCAAGCTTTATCTTGCTTTGATTGTTGCATTTCCTTTGTCATCAGGCATGCTCAGTTTGTAACAGAACTGGGGGCTCGTTTATGATGTGCCGAGATATAAGTTGTTCGGTGATGTTTCATTCTTGGTGTGCACACCAGAGGGTAAGCTTTTTGGCTAAGGGCAGCCTACATGCTTCAACCTTCAATACATCGACATACGGCATGCTGATATATTCTGCACTTTGGGATACAACGAATGTACCTAGGGATGGTTTTGCTCTAGATAATTTCCATGCAGCTTTTCTTTAATGCAATGACAAGAGTCATGCTGTATTTGTTCTCATATTAATAAAATTctcatttttttctaatttagttaaattttatttttatggtTGCAAAAGTGGCTGTTattccttgtttttttctgcACGCGCACATGATGCTGGTACAAAAGAACTTAATGCATATAGATGCGGTGATTGATCAGAAGTAAATTGTCAGTTACACTATGATTATCACAATTACTACTGCCTTGTGGAACATGTATTTCTGTAAGTACACTGTTGCTTGTGATATCTCAACAGGGTTTGTTGCAAAGTGAGCCAGAAGGTGAGCTTAATGAGAACATTGGTTTTTATGGGAGATGCCTGAATCATGCTACACTTGAATATTCTGACCGTGTTAATCCTGAGAAGGAACACTTGAGAAGCAATGACTGGACATGTGCACGTACAGAGGTAAATTTGGTTGGACTTTTTAATTTTCCAAAAATCAGAATCCTTTTAACTATTTTCTACTTTGTAAAACAGGGGTTTAAAGGCCGAAAGGGTGAAGGGTGGTCTGGTTCGAATTACAAGAAGCCTCAAGAGAGCTACAGCGAGTGCAGTGTTTCCCAAGAACAGATCAATGCTTGGCTACGCATAAATGGATCAAAGCCTTGCATTAGAGGACAGGTAACTACTTTCAGTAATCTTGTGTTACAGTGTCGTTGGGTATGTATATTGCCGTGCATGCTTTGGCAAACCTTGTAGTGATTTTATATGTCTTTATTTCAATTTACAAGCAGTTAAAAGGACAGAAGCACCTCGTAGTGTATAAATCTGGCATACATGGACTTGGCCTCTACACATCAGAGTTCATTCCGCGTGGCTCCATGGTAATTCCTCAGTGTTTCCTCCCCTTTTGATATACTCCGTAGCATATTATGATATAACTGTTTTAGGAAATGAAGATAATCTCATAGATCTGCATCAAAATATTCCAGGTTATAGAGTATGTTGGTGAAATTGTTGGGCAGCGTGTTGCTGACAAAAGAGAGATTGAGTACCACTCAGGGAAACGACAGCAGTATAAGAGTGTATGTTATTTCTTTAAGATTGACAGGGAACATATTATTGATGCCACCCAGAAGGGTGGGGTTGCAAGATTCATCAACCATTCGTGCCAGGTAGTTCTTTATGCTTGTCGATGTATTCTGATCGAGTTACAGCTGAGTTTTTCTGACAGACTTCTTTCATTCTTTTCTTGGGCCAGCCAAACTGTGTTGCAAAAATAATCTCAGTCAGGAACGAGAAGAAGGTACCCtttttgcatatataaagaTCATGCCTCATCTTTATTAGGTAGCAGCTCTGTCAAGCAAGCAACTGTAATTACTCTCCTCTAGTGCCACCAAAAACATGAAGTCTCCTATTTGCAAAGCATGAATTTTCTTTAAAACGTGCTCATTATAAGATAACAGTTTCTTGTGAGTTccagctactccctccgatccatattaattgtcaaaatattacatgtatctagacgctttttaggcatagatacatccatatttgggcaaatttgagacaattaatatggatcggagggagtactaaaatcACCATTGTCAATACAGGTAGTATTCTTCTCGGAACGCCAGATAAATCCAGGGGAGGAAATCACCTATGATTATCACTTCACCCAAGAAGATGAAGGCCAAAGGATCCCTTGCTTTTGTAGATCAAGAAGTTGCAGGCGGTATCTCAACTAGTTGGTTGTTCTGCTGTCATTTgtttagattttcattttcatgCGAGCCATGTACATAGAGAAAACTCGAGGGCTTGCATTTCACACTGGCAATTTGTGCTTTGGTACGATTTTCTTTTAGTATGCAAACATTCTAAAATGTTAGTAGTGCCTTGTCACACAATCCAAGTATTCTTACTGATCTTATATTCTCGTGCGCCCCACCGCTGCACCCTAGGAGTcctgattattattattattacatCTTAAAACACAACACAGCTGGGTCCAATATAACAATTGAACATCTAGGTACAACACAAGTAGCAAGAAGGTAAAAGACATGGCACTTTGTAACTCAAGAAGTCCCCCGGTTACAACTTACAACACAAGTAGCAGAAGGTTATATCAGTTGTAACTTTGGTTCCAGAATGGGTTGCTCTTGTCATCATAGAAAGGGTTAGTGAAATGCTCACTGCCAAGGCTCTCGTGAACTTTCTCCCCCTGGCCAGCTGAATGATGCTGGGAGAAGGCCCTGGGGTTGAAGTTGTCCTCCTCATGGCTGTCCCTGAAAGCTGCCTCCCAGCCCTCACTGCCGGTAATGTCCTCCTCCCTCTGCTTCTCAATCTCCTCCACGTGCCCCTTGAACTCCTTCTGCGCTGCGTCGATCACACCGTCTCCATGCTGGTCACACCATGCCCTGCGAAACCGATTTCGTAGTCTTAGAATCACAGAACCATGAGAACACGATGTTCTACCTGAATAAGGAAATCTTATATGATTGATTTATGTACTTTGGGAAGAATGTCTTGAGATCGGACTTGTCCACTGGAAGCCTTGTTGAGATGGCCTCAATCTGCTGATCGCTGCAAAGCAGGAACACACTTTTCTTTAGGACTTCAAACAAGAGCTAGACTTACCTTACAAGAAGGGTTTTTGAGATTTACGAGAAGTTCAGGTTTCGATTCGTAGAGGATAGCTCAGCCTGAATCCTTGAAAGCTccttcttcgtctcctccaCCAAAACCTTCATGTGTGTACAAATACTCAGTTCAATTGTGTACTGACAGTCACAGATCTTTTATGTTCTAAGCCAATGCTGCTGATTTGCTCAATGGCAATGCTATTCTCTGCTGACTTTGCATCTAACGGACACAATTTAGACGAATTTAAGGTACCTTATCATTCGCCAAATCAGCAGCTGAGACATTGCCACCGGTACTAGCAGGATGGAGCTTCTTCTTGGCTCTCTTCGCATCCGGGCTGGCCGCGATGGCAGGGCTTGCCTCAAGCCGGCAGTCACTGTGCGAAGACCGTGgcggagcgccctccccggctGCTGTGGCGTCCTCGTTGCTACCACCACCTGCCTTCTTCCACTTCTTGAGCCCATCAAACCCCCAAGAGCTCTTCTTCCTGCTCTTCATTCCCCCCTTCTCCACGgcgccttcctccgccgcaGGCTCCTTGTTCTCGCCGCCGTTGTGGAACATCGCCGTCAGATGCCTCCTCTTCCCTTTCTCAGccttcccggggggcgccgcctccgacggCGAGCTCTCGGCCATGAGGACCGACGCGTGGTTCTGGTCCACCTGGGCCAACGGCGGCCTCGAGTCCTGCTCCTTCTTGCCTCGGCTTTTCCATGCCGAGACGAAGGCCTTGTGCTTGGGCTTGTCAGAGGCCGCCGTGGCGGGGGCCGGGTCCCGTAGATCGATCTCCGACCACTCCTCCGCGGACGACCGGGTCGAACCGGCCGCCACGCCACCGGCAGCGTCCGCGTCGGGGCAGTCAACGACGatcccgagcgccgccagGCGCTGCACGAGCGGCCTCTTGGTCGAGTTGTACTCCGCTGACGAGATGCACTTGGCGCGCAACAGCTCCTGCAAACGGGCGTTTCAATTTCTAATCCCAGCTAGGAACCGCGAGAAGACTCGAAATGGCATGGCTGGGAGTTGGTATAGTCTCTCGTTTTGTATCGTAcctggaggaagaggagcttgTCGCGGAGGATGGGCGGGAGGTCGGGGTTCTGCGGGGCGGGCGGGGCCGcgagggcggcgaggagggacGCGCGGAAGGCGTGGACGTCGGAGGCCGGGACGATGCCCTCGCGGTGGAGCGCGGAGAGGTGGAGGATCCGGTGGAAGGAGTCCTGCTGCCACTTGAGGGCgtcggcgtggcggcgcgcggcggcctgGTCGGCggtgaggcggcggccgggcctGGTGAAGATGGACTTGCACAGCGTCGCGATGGTGTCCTGCAGGCCCGAGTAGTACGTCGGCGTGTACGTGTaccccatcgccgccgcgggctTGCTTGCTTGGTCGTCGAGCTCTCTCGGGGAGGGCGAGACAGCGAGACAGGGAGAAGGGAGAAGGATTTGGTGAGAGGAAGGAAGGGGgaagtgtggttttgtttCGGCGTTCGATCCCAACGGTTGGGGGTGGAGGAACTAGCCGTTGAGGTATCGACTGAATCTGACTGCAGGTGGTGCCCATTGACAATTCCTCCCTGTTTTGAGATCCCCATTGACAATTCTTCCCTATTTTGAGATCCCCCATCGACATTCATATTATCATAACCTTTTTTTAAGTAACCTTGATACTGCGATTTTATTCATCCTCAACACCGTAGCAAATTCAATGTAAAAGCGTGGCATGCCACCAAAACTGTTACCATGGCTTTCATGATACTGCACCTGTTTGGATCACACCTCAAGAAATGGAAGACTAAAAACGCTACTCCCTAGGAAATTTTAGCACTAGCCTGATGCCCTGATGGGGATCTCTTAACACTACACTGTATCCTACAAGGAATATTTGCCTAGACTGTCAGAAATGAGTACCAGAACCAACCCATATAGTATTACTCAAGTAAATCACCAGCCAAATTGCACATCACATGATGACTTGTATCGATTGAAACCGAGAAGGTATATTTATTGCAAACATTCTGATTAGTATGTATTCCACACAGAAATAACACTACAATCCAGCAAGGCAGCTGGTGACTTCCAACCGAACAACAATTTCGACGAGCATGAAGCCAACTGGCTAAACGGAAGCCTGCCTTCTTCACACCACTTGCTGGAACCAGTTCATGCTCAGTTCTGGGGGTAACATGATGTAAAATAAACCGCGCTTATATCGGCAATGTGCCCCTACAAATGCAAAGAGCGGTTCAGAAACTTAGGGGCactgatgaagaagatgaatAAGGCTGATTATTAGTACACAATAGCTAGTAGAAAAAGGGGAGGTTGAACAGACACATAAATGCACCTGGTTTCTTCCAGTGATGAAAATGTTCAAGAAAGAGGCAACACATGAGCATGTGCATGATGTGATTATAAACTGCCCTGGGCTTTACTAGAAATTAATCATGGTAATGTTCGAACCACAACATACCGATTAGTATGTTTCCACAACATACCATGCCTTAAGTAAAGGGTGGGCCATATTTGAACGCAAGACTGCACACATAAACCCTTTCGCGAACTACACTGTCATGTGGTGTCACAACAGAGGTTGCTTCGAAAACAAAAGGTAAACATGAATTTATACTCAGGAACGGACTGCAACTGCAGTTGTGTCAACAGAATTGAAAGAATCAGCTTTCCCCTTTTAACTCTGTTCTAGGGTCCTATGACTCCATGGATATGGGAAAACAATGTGAAATGTTCCGATTTGTCTAAATTTTACTGAGATGAATAAACCTCATGCACTAAGAACACTCCTTTCGACAGTAAGGAGCTGGTGACTGGCTGACTGCCAAATGTAGTTCAACTTCACTAATATCTACATTTTAGACAGCTTGCACTTGGGGATATTTTCACAGACAGCCACAATACTAAATCCTTTTTTAAAATGGCCAGCTAGAAGATGGTTTGTTGCTTCTTTTCCTCAACAAATGCACATGACTGCGAGATAGTTCGGAGTAGTAGGTTTCCACCTAGCTTGCCTTACGAGTAGCATGGAGTATATCTGAAGCTCAGTTTGTTTTAAGACTGGCAACTGGCAACACTATCTTTTGCCATTCATCTCATAACTTTGAACGCATGTGTGAGTATGGCAATCTCACCTGCTAACATGCTAGTACTGACTCCTTAGATTACTTCTCGATGAACGATTTGACTGTCTTCAACCACCGAAGCAGCTCCATCTTTTCCTTGTTCGCGATGTAGTCATGCAAGAACTCGGCGAGATCAGCATCCACCTCCCTCTCCTGCAAGAACTTCTTCaccatctccctctccccaGGCTCCAGCTTCCTGCACCGCGAGGTCACATCGAACAAAATTCACACAGACAACAGAAACACAGAAACAAAAgtacagaaagaaaaggcagCGAACAATTAGTTCGTACGTGAAGTCGCGTCCACCACGGTcgctgccggcggcgccggctcccCTGAGGGTGAGCACGTGGCGGATGGTGAGGTAGTCGGGCCAGGCGGAGCAGATGAATCCCAGGACTCCGTCAGCCCGGGAGACCTCGACGATGAGGCTGAGGTGGAGGCGCGGGCCTTGCTCGAGCGACTCGACCCGTTGGAAGAGGGACGCGTCGGGGGGTGGCGCGAAGGCGCCGTCGAACATGGTGGCGTCGACCTTGACCTCCTCGGCaccgcgggcggcgcggaggcgcaCCCACTGTTCCCCCGGGCGGTCCTCCACGTCGAACGACTTGAAGCTGGACGGCGGCTGCAAGCACAGCGAGGGTTTTACGCTACGAATGGGGGAGACGGAATCAATTGCACAGGGGGGGTGGGCGAGGCGTGCTAGGGTGTTACCCGGTAGGGAGGGCGGCGGTCGGAGATGTAGGAGATCTCGGAGCGCaggagacggaggaggcggTCGTCGAGCGGAGAGCGCAGCGGCGCGAcggccgtggaggaggaggaggagaaggatgGGAGCCTTGGCGCcgtggaggagagggagagcgcgTTGCGGAGGAGGGCGCGCGCCATGTGCTCGACGGTTTATCTGGCTGGATGCGCGGCGCGGACGAGAGACGAAGCGGCTCGGCACTCGGCATCGGCAGAGGCAGGCGACTAGCGAGTCGGCTGCGGAGACGCGGAGTGGGCCGCTAGAGCGTGGAAATGTGGCTACGCGTCGATGGGCATAGCGAAAGGGGCTTAGGGTTAGGTCCATTGGGCCCATTAGGCGTCTCGGCAGGCTGGTCAAAGTGACTTAGTGACAGGAGGTCGCGCGTCAGAGCGTCTCTAAATTGGTCAATTGATCCCAAACTATCCCACGTGTCATATTTTGTCTAACAGATATGCTAGCCAAAAACATGACGTCTCCCAAGTGAACATTTTATCCTCTTTTGTTCTCCTAAATCGGTCCTAAATTTGGGAGCGGTTTAAGTGCGTCTGGTGTCCTTCCTTCCTTGTCCGGCCCGGGGCCAGGCGCAACCACGCAGCCCTGGACACCATCCTCGCAGGGGGAGGCAGGGCCAGGGATGCCCCTGTTACCCACCCAGGCAGGCACCTTACATTGATGGATGCACAGATCTGGCGCTCCTAGTGGAGGCCGTCCCAGGTGGCGGTGAAGTACTTGAAGGAGACGTTGAGGCTGCCGCCGTCCTGCACCACTGTGAGGAATTCAAGAAGCGACTACCTGTCAAGCAGCTACGCAAAGCAGACGGGGTGGCATGCTGCTGCTCGCTGTGCGCTACGCACGGGTGGCGAAGGAAAGGGGGATGGGATGAGGAAAGGAgagtgaaaaaagaaaaaaagaaaaaaaataaagtactcgttccgtcccaaaataaggtAGTACTTGGGGAGAGCAGACTGGGGGCACGCGAGggcggacacatgtccacttCCCCATCCACGCACGCGCACACCTCAATGGACAAAAAGAGAACATTTGTGAACAAAATTTGAGAATCCCattagagatgctcttagcCAAATGAGCTCTGAGCGCAAAATGG carries:
- the LOC100834435 gene encoding uncharacterized protein LOC100834435 isoform X2, which gives rise to MDGPWWPPPPPPQPSPPLPTQMDSTNLRYNTRPFAASQLQEAAAVADGRTAAMPDQLLSNIWSSQFGGQSAKAAPSSNALLAQVPGNYYNHPHVSHVPDLKALLHNPNASNAAGAIDLTRAYSPLGGAAALPKYPSHGLSASSGVEQSSLGALFLNKSSNARGNLPGEGSAIDGMSHGAMQFQDSTVHTMQKLPSKSIPRHHHALLMDRMRVSCLNVGGEFFVGESGIFGVLCSCHQLRMSVAKFCEHAGGPAEKAGEIVLMNGMSIAQWFKYCAGVEASVTDTKWDWPEWVFMDYSPEGYMMKSLLTRNTSMEKIGLFSAYGNITGPITGAVYSNDFHNEGREFTTVEKLVNKQHETYYKKSADVHTTFTKNYTLLQNSEKILGLDKNHTGNAASINPVSRPSGSVYIAEKAGGSYKGDHLSHNYAGLLEKNFDASFRNPTPRSTGVLSYDSMACRSYFPNKILQNSLGSSSNTELKLGQSSYDQSMTSLFPSVQSTTIDFQKPQSHLPSITQNPCPRQTTKVNKSIGEHTEPPLGTRTKKQSIEVANGINRSEGDELTDDRAKGSFISLFLSHLERNSEAINDILNSNEHNRPKALDGAYSSNHSKIASGQVDSKANEKHSKLASTIIHTKRRSDGSSLSVAPSGHVSKVVPLANSQGPLIHSDCRSHFLPRQPNAGISQICARVSCPANCRSCNHISEISHEVEYAETGAPCLYDKMAREHGSFERVDDLHTHRSLRVDKTICQHGNSCSSSRELLPSFDRNDQPTLGKSIYQCCCKVQGVVSRHGYRAGHLCQTHFSNNGAPIHKPTVEVLNELCTCSTFIPRSSLCSREHMLQSSCHECPFDGFHCRSSMEHATSSLTKCPLLDAPNKHESGPRWDGKCCYCLVPKCLAGCGFTKHCEVRVDQSDSTLQKCKHDLQLSATCCTLGESEKSRCQCSNNAQTCLLEDACNKITNQPHVPIMERLKNVSEESVSNGIWPYRAVTEKKVSPRGFGVCKEQLKPVLSSGSSSAMVTKFSASPEFSNISSCMAKFGVERKKLMFDEGSRTEKFSSSSYAPTSTGCESEKVLNSSSGFHLGASKMKRKCNQISDRSTLKENEKAEQCLETRKKSRRLKFSAEHSESDDCTRKITLQSSQNKDSQPQNEANSNSCRVSKIKRKHSTMQQNKPVKRRHSHHKTLEGAEQLDNEAMVGELNSSDEKKKVEDMITLDRTKYQQEGNQVFVRKLPKYVSLNCISNEHNRNDACDGGLRLESSLIATGMTNDNRRFPKIVPLNLILKRAKRCHVFKPPLKTQKIHFREEKSAVCSVVKYSFVNRNYSPQDEEGIQGSRKNRYSSNALKPHPEPDCKRPCNGVKNRRSGVSLNRIKRCEESAIVSACSPCEVNVGRSKERLSSDDSCCVCGSPCLEPCNQLIQCSKCYIKVHQACYGVLKVPRGQWFCRPCKTKTNTEDMVCVLCGYGGGAMTRALNTQRVLRSLLKGLRVTGQSDKDGRHNPVSRSTSLNTVSQVDKQKSIDSAHEENTVSSSWTGNHNSSLLGPQTMQWIHVVCGLWTPGTKCPKSTTMCAFDISGALPAKENSACSVCNRTGGSFMMCRDISCSVMFHSWCAHQRGLLQSEPEGELNENIGFYGRCLNHATLEYSDRVNPEKEHLRSNDWTCARTEGFKGRKGEGWSGSNYKKPQESYSECSVSQEQINAWLRINGSKPCIRGQLKGQKHLVVYKSGIHGLGLYTSEFIPRGSMVIEYVGEIVGQRVADKREIEYHSGKRQQYKSVCYFFKIDREHIIDATQKGGVARFINHSCQPNCVAKIISVRNEKKVVFFSERQINPGEEITYDYHFTQEDEGQRIPCFCRSRSCRRYLN
- the LOC100834435 gene encoding uncharacterized protein LOC100834435 isoform X1, which produces MDGPWWPPPPPPQPSPPLPTQMDSTNLRYNTRPFAASQLQEAAAVADGRTAAMPDQLLSNIWSSQFGGQSAKAAPSSNALLAQVPGNYYNHPHVSHVPDLKALLHNPNASNAAGAIDLTRAYSPLGGAAALPKYPSHGLSASSGVEQSSLGALFLNKSSNARGNLPGEGSAIDGMSHGAMQFQDSTVHTMQKLPSKSIPRHHHALLMDRMRVSCLNVGGEFFVGESGIFGVLCSCHQLRMSVAKFCEHAGGPAEKAGEIVLMNGMSIAQWFKYCAGVEASVTDTKWDWPEWVFMDYSPEGYMMKSLLTRNTSMEKIGLFSAYGNITGPITGAVYSNDFHNEGREFTTVEKLVNKQHETYYKKSADVHTTFTKNYTLLQNSEKILGLDKNHTGNAASINPVSRPSGSVYIAEKAGGSYKGDHLSHNYAGLLEKNFDASFRNPTPRSTGVLSYDSMACRSYFPNKILQNSLGSSSNTELKLGQSSYDQSMTSLFPSVQSTTIDFQKPQSHLPSITQNPCPRQTTKVNKSIGEHTEPPLGTRTKKQSIEVANGINRSEGDELTDDRAKGSFISLFLSHLERNSEAINDILNSNEHNRPKALDGAYSSNHSKIASGQVDSKANEKHSKLASTIIHTKRRSDGSSLSVAPSGHVSKVVPLANSQGPLIHSDCRSHFLPRQPNAGISQICARVSCPANCRSCNHISEISHEVEYAETGAPCLYDKMAREHGSFERVDDLHTHRSLRVDKTICQHGNSCSSSRELLPSFDRNDQPTLGKSIYQCCCKVQGVVSRHGYRAGHLCQTHFSNNGAPIHKPTVEVLNELCTCSTFIPRSSLCSREHMLQSSCHECPFDGFHCRSSMEHATSSLTKCPLLDAPNKHESGPRWDGKCCYCLVPKCLAGCGFTKHCEVRVDQSDSTLQKCKHDLQLSATCCTLGESEKSRCQCSNNAQTCLLEDACNKITNQPHVPIMERLKNVSEESVSNGIWPYRAVTEKKVSPRGFGVCKEQLKPVLSSGSSSAMVTKFSASPEFSNISSCMAKFGVERKKLMFDEGSRTEKFSSSSYAPTSTGCESEKVLNSSSGFHLGASKMKRKCNQISDRSTLKENEKAEQCLETRKKSRRLKFSAEHSESDDCTRKITLQSSQNKDSQPQNEANSNSCRVSKIKRKHSTMQQNKPVKRRHSHHKTLEGAEQLDNEAMVGELNSSDEKKKVEDMITLDRTKYQQEGNQVFVRKLPKYVSLNCISNEHNRNDACDGGLRLESSLIATGMTNDNRRFPKIVPLNLILKRAKRCHVFKPPLKTQKIHFREEKSAVCSVVKYSFVNRNYSPQDEEGIQGSRKNRYSSNALKPHPEPDCKRPCNGVKNRRSGVSLNRIKRCEESAIVSACSPCEVNVGRSKERLSSDDSCCVCGSPCLEPCNQLIQCSKCYIKVHQACYGVLKVPRGQWFCRPCKTKTNTEDMVCVLCGYGGGAMTRALNTQRVLRSLLKGLRVTGQSDKDGRHNPVSRSTSLNTVSQVDKQKSIDSAHEENTVSSSWTGNHNSSLLGPQTMQWIHVVCGLWTPGTKCPKSTTMCAFDISGALPAKENSACSVCNRTGGSFMMCRDISCSVMFHSWCAHQRGLLQSEPEGELNENIGFYGRCLNHATLEYSDRVNPEKEHLRSNDWTCARTEGFKGRKGEGWSGSNYKKPQESYSECSVSQEQINAWLRINGSKPCIRGQQLKGQKHLVVYKSGIHGLGLYTSEFIPRGSMVIEYVGEIVGQRVADKREIEYHSGKRQQYKSVCYFFKIDREHIIDATQKGGVARFINHSCQPNCVAKIISVRNEKKVVFFSERQINPGEEITYDYHFTQEDEGQRIPCFCRSRSCRRYLN